In a single window of the Polynucleobacter sp. MWH-UH24A genome:
- the rfbF gene encoding glucose-1-phosphate cytidylyltransferase, translating into MKAVILAGGLGTRISEESVMRPKPMIEVGGKPILWHIMKIYSHHGINDFIICCGYKGYMIKEYFANYFLHTSDITFDMQKNSMEVHEQFAEPWKVTLVDTGEETKTGGRLKRVGQYIKDEEAFCFTYGDGISDINIKNLVTFHQQQSAQATLTAVYPPGRFGALDINDHKVTSFKEKPKGDGGMINGGFFVLSPSVLSLLKDDSTVWEQEPLETLARTNEMAAYAHLGFWHPMDTLRDKNYLEELWSSGLAPWKVWP; encoded by the coding sequence ATGAAAGCAGTTATTCTTGCCGGTGGGCTTGGTACGCGAATATCTGAAGAGAGTGTAATGCGTCCAAAACCCATGATTGAGGTTGGTGGAAAACCCATTCTCTGGCACATCATGAAAATTTATTCCCATCATGGAATCAATGATTTTATTATTTGCTGTGGGTATAAAGGGTATATGATTAAAGAGTACTTTGCTAACTATTTCTTGCATACCTCAGACATCACTTTTGATATGCAGAAAAATAGTATGGAGGTTCATGAACAATTTGCAGAACCCTGGAAAGTAACACTCGTAGATACTGGTGAGGAAACAAAGACTGGTGGCCGACTAAAGCGAGTTGGCCAATACATCAAGGATGAAGAGGCCTTTTGCTTTACATATGGCGATGGTATTTCAGATATTAATATTAAAAATTTAGTTACGTTTCACCAGCAGCAAAGTGCCCAGGCAACATTGACGGCCGTGTATCCCCCAGGGCGTTTTGGCGCATTGGATATTAATGATCATAAAGTGACCTCATTCAAAGAAAAGCCGAAAGGTGATGGTGGAATGATTAATGGTGGTTTTTTTGTGTTGTCTCCTTCAGTTTTATCTCTGTTGAAAGATGACTCTACCGTATGGGAGCAAGAGCCATTAGAGACATTAGCTAGAACTAATGAGATGGCAGCTTATGCTCACTTAGGTTTTTGGCACCCGATGGATACCCTTCGGGATAAAAATTATCTTGAAGAGCTTTGGTCCTCCGGCTTAGCACCTTGGAAAGTTTGGCCGTGA
- a CDS encoding class I SAM-dependent methyltransferase gives MNLINRDFDPITMQHDLELLHSFPNFPVFMGCSSKDESSDLMADMNWFISKSSGLIQLNPLIPANVLYKNQHGSGCVGAIWLQHHQAFAEFVEKFSPNNILEIGGGHGILSREFKKIPHASWVILEPNPDPAEGVDARYIKGFFDENFSLEDPVDAIVHSHVFEHIYYPDQFIKNLGKFLTTGKRLIFSIPNMKVMLNRKYNNCLNFEHTIFLTEPYVEYLLGKYGFELVEKKYFLDDHSIFYSYQKIDSFILKALPPNLYQINKEIFLNYITHYKNLVDTINSKLDLVGKRKEIFIFGAHIFTQYLIEFGLNVSKITGILDNDKNKQGKRLYGTKLMVFSPEVLKNFDLPFVILKAGAYSSEIKDQILKQINHNTLFLE, from the coding sequence ATGAATCTAATTAATAGAGATTTTGACCCTATCACTATGCAGCACGATTTGGAATTGTTGCACTCTTTTCCAAATTTTCCGGTGTTTATGGGGTGCTCTTCCAAAGATGAATCTTCTGATTTAATGGCGGATATGAATTGGTTCATATCAAAAAGCTCCGGATTGATTCAATTGAATCCCTTAATCCCAGCTAATGTACTTTATAAGAATCAACATGGTTCAGGATGCGTTGGTGCAATTTGGCTCCAACATCATCAAGCCTTTGCTGAGTTCGTGGAAAAATTCTCCCCTAACAACATTCTTGAGATCGGGGGTGGACATGGAATTTTGAGTAGAGAATTTAAAAAGATTCCTCATGCAAGTTGGGTAATTCTTGAGCCGAATCCCGATCCTGCGGAAGGTGTGGATGCTCGATATATCAAAGGCTTTTTTGACGAAAATTTTTCGTTAGAAGACCCAGTTGATGCTATAGTTCATTCTCATGTTTTTGAGCATATCTACTATCCAGATCAATTTATTAAAAATTTAGGTAAATTCCTTACCACTGGTAAGCGATTGATATTTAGCATTCCTAATATGAAAGTTATGCTCAATAGAAAATATAATAATTGTCTAAATTTTGAGCATACAATTTTTCTTACTGAACCTTATGTAGAGTATTTACTAGGTAAGTATGGCTTTGAATTAGTTGAAAAAAAATATTTTTTAGATGATCATAGTATTTTTTACTCCTATCAAAAAATTGACTCATTTATTTTGAAGGCTTTACCACCCAATTTGTATCAAATTAATAAAGAAATATTCCTAAATTACATAACCCACTATAAGAATTTGGTAGATACTATAAATTCAAAGTTAGATTTAGTAGGTAAGCGGAAAGAAATTTTTATTTTTGGCGCACATATTTTTACGCAGTATTTAATTGAGTTTGGTTTAAATGTTTCTAAAATTACCGGAATTCTAGATAACGATAAGAATAAGCAAGGTAAAAGGCTTTACGGTACTAAATTGATGGTTTTTTCGCCTGAGGTGCTCAAGAATTTTGATCTTCCATTTGTAATTCTAAAGGCTGGTGCATACAGCTCAGAAATTAAAGATCAGATTCTTAAGCAGATTAATCACAATACATTGTTTCTTGAGTAG
- a CDS encoding phosphotransferase yields the protein MSYKVCIPTAGTGSRLGELTRYLNKSLVGIANRPIICHLLEQFPADAKFVIALGYKGNLVQEFLELAYPDRHFDYAHVVPFEGEGSGLGLSLLACKQHLQEPFVFISCDTLVDEFIPPPDKNWMGYAEVQDLDHYRTLEVAYDRVIEICEKGAGKFTGYKPYIGLAGIANHEAFWMAMESGGPKAIQAGEAHGLRALLSNGIEAKSFTWHDTGNVDALIRAREFYCDPDEPNILEKANEAIWFVGNHAIKFSNDKEFISNRVERAKELEGFVPSITGSGVNMYRYVKAEGRIFSDVVNLPLFKSLLDHSAQFWRLEALNAKDKLSFKEKCLWFYRDKTYERVKLFYKNFSREDGAEKINGLSMPLLKDLLDSIDWDWLADGLAGRFHGDFHFENILLTSSDRKFIFLDWRQDFGGDISTGDIYYDFAKLLHGLIVNHELIVGNYYSINWNDDVINYDFNRKQILVDCEKYFEIWIKDRGYDQKKVLTLTALIYLNIAALHHYPYGLLLYALGKSILKKQLESK from the coding sequence ATGAGTTACAAGGTATGCATCCCCACTGCAGGAACTGGCTCAAGATTGGGAGAGCTAACTCGTTACCTTAACAAATCCTTAGTAGGTATAGCTAATCGCCCTATAATTTGCCATTTATTAGAGCAGTTTCCCGCTGATGCAAAATTTGTTATTGCACTAGGCTATAAAGGAAACCTTGTGCAAGAATTTTTGGAACTTGCATATCCAGATCGCCATTTTGATTATGCACATGTTGTTCCCTTTGAGGGAGAAGGTTCAGGCTTGGGATTAAGTTTGCTTGCATGTAAGCAGCATCTTCAGGAACCCTTTGTTTTTATTTCTTGCGATACTTTGGTAGATGAGTTTATTCCTCCGCCAGATAAGAATTGGATGGGCTATGCCGAGGTGCAAGATCTTGATCACTACAGAACTTTAGAAGTTGCATATGATCGGGTTATTGAGATCTGCGAGAAAGGGGCGGGTAAGTTTACGGGCTACAAACCTTATATTGGACTAGCGGGGATCGCTAATCATGAGGCATTTTGGATGGCAATGGAGTCTGGCGGCCCTAAAGCAATTCAGGCTGGAGAGGCACATGGTTTGCGTGCATTATTGTCAAACGGTATTGAGGCTAAATCTTTTACATGGCATGACACTGGAAATGTTGATGCCTTAATCAGAGCCAGAGAGTTTTATTGTGATCCAGATGAGCCAAATATTCTAGAGAAGGCGAATGAAGCCATTTGGTTTGTAGGTAACCATGCGATTAAATTTTCCAACGATAAGGAATTTATATCTAATAGAGTAGAGCGTGCAAAAGAGTTGGAAGGATTTGTACCTAGCATCACTGGAAGTGGTGTGAATATGTATCGCTATGTCAAGGCAGAGGGCAGAATATTTTCTGATGTAGTTAATTTGCCTTTATTTAAAAGTTTGCTAGATCATTCCGCGCAGTTTTGGAGGCTGGAAGCTCTCAATGCAAAAGATAAGCTTTCTTTTAAAGAGAAATGCTTATGGTTTTATCGGGATAAAACTTATGAACGCGTAAAATTATTCTACAAGAATTTCTCTAGGGAGGATGGTGCAGAGAAAATTAACGGTCTGAGCATGCCTTTGCTAAAAGATTTATTGGATTCCATAGATTGGGATTGGTTGGCAGATGGTTTGGCGGGAAGATTTCATGGTGATTTTCACTTTGAAAATATACTTTTGACATCATCAGATCGAAAATTTATTTTTTTAGATTGGCGTCAGGATTTTGGTGGAGATATATCGACTGGCGATATTTATTATGATTTCGCCAAGCTTTTGCATGGATTAATAGTTAATCATGAATTGATTGTAGGTAATTACTATAGTATTAATTGGAATGATGATGTAATTAACTATGACTTTAATCGCAAACAAATCCTAGTTGATTGCGAAAAATATTTTGAAATATGGATTAAAGATCGCGGATATGATCAGAAAAAAGTTTTAACTCTTACGGCTCTAATATATTTAAATATAGCTGCCTTGCATCATTACCCCTATGGGCTTTTGTTATATGCGCTTGGAAAATCGATATTAAAAAAGCAATTGGAATCAAAATGA